From Miscanthus floridulus cultivar M001 chromosome 15, ASM1932011v1, whole genome shotgun sequence, the proteins below share one genomic window:
- the LOC136509360 gene encoding cellulose synthase-like protein D4, which translates to MSRRLSLPAGSQVTVTVSPTRGKAESPGDGVIKRSGGGIGLTSPVPRHSLGGAGSSTVATLQLSPVRRSGGGGSRYASLHGGAGVDDSADEFVHYTVHIPPTPERTVAASAESMDAPAPNAYEDGGAAEVRPPQRSYISGTIFTGGINQATRGHVLNTSAASSAAAAAAASANMLCKMRGCEMPAFLASGAGGEGPCDCGFMICGECYADCVAAAGNCPGCKEPYSAGSDTDNDDDGEDDEAVSSSEERDQLPLTSMAKRFSIMHSMKFPSNNGGGGKPADFDHARWLFETKGTYGYGNALWPKDGHGGGGGAGFAGFEEPPNFGSRCRRPLTRKTSVSQAILSPYRLLIAVRLVALGFFLTWRIRHPNPEAVWLWALSVTCEVWFAFSWLLDSLPKLCPIHRAADLDVLAERFELPTARNPKGHSDLPGIDVFVSTADPEKEPPLVTANTILSILAADYPVEKLACYLSDDGGALLTFEALAETASFARTWVPFCRKHSVEPRSPEAYFGQKRDFLRNKVRVDFVRERRKVKREYDEFKVRVNSLPEAIRRRSDAYNTGEELRARRRQQEEAMAAGTLPGALPESAAAVKATWMSDGSQWPGTWLTSAPDHSRGDHAGIIQAMLAPPTSEPVLGAEPAESGGLIDTTGVDIRLPMLVYVSREKRPGYDHNKKAGAMNALVRTSAIMSNGPFILNLDCDHYVHNSAALREGMCFMLDRGGDRVCYVQFPQRFEGIDPNDRYANHNLVFFDVAMRAMDGLQGPMYVGTGCVFRRTALYGFSPPRATEHHGWLGRKKIKLFLRKPTMGKKTDRENNNDREMMLPPIEDDAFQQLDDIESSALLPRRFGSSATFVASIPVAEYQGRLLQDTPGAHQGRPAGALAVPREPLDAATVAEAISVISCFYEDKTEWGRRIGWIYGSVTEDVVTGYRMHNRGWRSVYCLTRRDAFRGTAPINLTDRLHQVLRWATGSVEIFFSRNNALFASPRMKFLQRVAYFNVGMYPFTSVFLLVYCVLPAVSLFSGKFIVQSLNATFLALLLIITITLCLLALLEIKWSGVTLHEWWRNEQFWVIGGTSAHPAAVLQGLLKVIAGVDISFTLTSKPGGAGDDGEEDAFAELYEVRWSFLMVPPVTIMMVNAVAVAVASARTLYSEFPQWSKLLGGAFFSFWVLCHLYPFAKGLLGRRGRVPTIVFVWSGLISMTISLLWVYISPPAGARELIGGGGFSFP; encoded by the exons ATGTCGCGGCGGCTGTCGCTGCCGGCGGGGTCGCAGGTCACGGTGACGGTGTCGCCGACTAGGGGCAAGGCGGAGAGCCCCGGGGACGGGGTGATCAAGAGGAGCGGCGGCGGGATCGGGCTCACCAGCCCGGTGCCGAGGCACTCGCTCGGGGGCGCGGGGTCGTCCACCGTCGCCACGCTGCAGCTCTCGCCAGTGCGCCGGAGCGGCGGCGGGGGCAGCCGCTACGCGTCGCTTCACGGCGGTGCCGGCGTGGATGACAGCGCCGACGAGTTCGTGCACTACACCGTGCACATCCCGCCCACGCCGGAGCGGACGGTGGCGGCGTCCGCTGAGTCCATGGATGCTCCGGCGCCCAATGCGTACGAGGACGGCGGCGCGGCGGAGGTGCGGCCGCCGCAGAGGAGCTATATCTCCGGGACCATCTTCACGGGCGGGATCAACCAGGCCACGCGCGGCCACGTGCTCAACACCTCCGccgccagcagcgccgccgccgcggccgcggcctccGCCAACATGTTGTGCAAGATGCGCGGCTGCGAAATGCCGGCGTTCCTGGcctccggcgccggcggcgaAGGGCCGTGCGACTGCGGCTTCATGATCTGCGGCGAGTGCTACGCGGACTGCGTCGCGGCCGCGGGGAACTGCCCCGGGTGCAAGGAGCCCTACTCTGCGGGGAGCGACaccgacaacgacgacgacggcgaggacgACGAGGCCGTCTCCTCGTCCGAGGAGCGGGACCAGCTGCCGCTCACCTCCATGGCGAAGCGCTTCTCCATCATGCATTCCATGAAGTTTCCCAGCAACAACGGTGGCGGCGGCAAGCCGGCCGATTTCGACCACGCGCGCTGGCTCTTCGAGACCAAGGGCACCTACGGCTACGGCAACGCGCTCTGGCCCAAGGACGggcacggcggcggtggcggcgccggcTTCGCTGGGTTCGAGGAGCCGCCGAACTTCGGCTCCCGCTGCCGCCGGCCGCTCACCAGGAAGACCAGCGTCTCTCAGGCCATCCTCAGTCCTTACAG GCTGCTGATCGCAGTCCGTCTGGTGGCGCTGGGGTTCTTCCTGACATGGCGCATTCGGCACCCGAACCCAGAAGCGGTGTGGCTGTGGGCGCTCTCGGTGACGTGCGAGGTCTGGTTCGCCTTCTCCTGGCTTCTCGACAGCCTCCCCAAGCTCTGCCCCATCCACCGGGCCGCCGACCTGGACGTCCTCGCCGAGCGCTTCGAGCTGCCCACCGCGCGCAACCCCAAGGGCCACTCCGACCTGCCCGGCATCGACGTCTTCGTCTCCACCGCCGACCCGGAAAAGGAGCCGCCGCTCGTCACCGCCAACACCATCCTCTCCATCCTCGCCGCCGACTACCCAGTCGAGAAGCTGGCCTGCTACCTctccgacgacggcggcgcgctgcTCACCTTCGAGGCGCTCGCCGAGACCGCAAGCTTCGCTCGCACCTGGGTGCCGTTCTGCCGCAAGCACAGCGTCGAGCCGCGCAGCCCGGAGGCCTACTTCGGCCAGAAGAGGGACTTCCTCAGGAACAAGGTGCGTGTGGATTTCGTCCGGGAGCGGCGGAAGGTGAAGCGGGAGTACGACGAGTTCAAGGTGAGGGTGAACTCGCTGCCAGAGGCCATCCGCCGGCGCTCCGACGCGTACAACACCGGCGAGGAGCTGCGCGCCAGGAGAAGGCAGCAGGAGGAGGCCATGGCTGCCGGCACCCTTCCCGGAGCATTGCCTGAGTCAGCGGCGGCCGTGAAGGCGACATGGATGTCTGACGGGTCGCAGTGGCCTGGCACCTGGCTCACCTCTGCGCCAGACCACTCCCGTGGTGACCATGCCGGCATCATTCAG GCAATGCTTGCGCCTCCGACGTCAGAGCCTGTGCTGGGCGCGGAGCCGGCGGAGTCCGGCGGACTGATCGACACGACGGGCGTGGACATCCGGCTGCCGATGCTGGTGTACGTGTCCCGTGAGAAGCGCCCCGGGTACGACCACAACAAGAAGGCCGGCGCCATGAACGCGCTGGTGCGCACGAGCGCCATCATGTCGAACGGGCCCTTCATCCTCAACCTGGACTGCGACCACTACGTGCACAACTCGGCGGCGCTCCGCGAGGGGATGTGCTTCATGCTCGACCGCGGCGGCGACCGCGTTTGCTACGTCCAGTTCCCGCAGCGGTTCGAGGGCATCGACCCCAACGACCGGTACGCCAACCACAACCTCGTCTTCTTCGACGTGGCCATGCGCGCCATGGACGGGCTGCAGGGCCCCATGTACGTCGGCACCGGCTGCGTCTTCCGCCGCACCGCGCTGTACGGGTTCAGCCCGCCGCGCGCCACGGAGCACCACGGCTGGCTCGGGAGGAAGAAGATCAAGCTGTTCCTGAGGAAGCCCACCATGGGAAAAAAGACGGACAGGGAGAACAACAACGACAGGGAGATGATGCTGCCGCCGATCGAGGACGACGCCTTCCAGCAGCTCGACGACATCGAGTCGTCCGCGCTGCTCCCACGGCGGTTCGGCAGCTCGGCAACATTCGTGGCGTCCATCCCCGTGGCGGAGTACCAGGGTCGGCTTCTGCAGGACACGCCCGGTGCGCACCAGGGCCGCCCCGCCGGCGCCCTGGCCGTGCCCCGCGAGCCGCTCGACGCGGCCACCGTCGCCGAGGCCATCAGCGTCATCTCGTGCTTCTACGAGGACAAGACGGAGTGGGGGCGGCGCATCGGGTGGATCTACGGGTCGGTGACGGAGGACGTGGTGACGGGGTACCGGATGCACAACCGCGGGTGGCGGTCCGTGTACTGCTTGACGCGGCGCGACGCGTTCCGCGGCACGGCGCCCATCAACCTCACCGACCGCCTCCACCAGGTGCTCCGGTGGGCGACGGGGTCCGTGGAGATCTTCTTCTCCCGCAACAACGCCCTGTTCGCGTCCCCGCGGATGAAGTTCCTCCAGCGCGTGGCCTACTTCAACGTGGGCATGTACCCGTTCACCTCCGTCTTCCTCCTCGTCTACTGCGTGCTCCCGGCCGTGTCCCTCTTCTCCGGCAAGTTCATCGTGCAGTCGCTCAACGCCACGTTCCTGGCGCTGCTGCTCATCATCACCATCACGCTTTGCCTGCTGGCGCTGCTGGAGATCAAGTGGTCCGGGGTCACGCTGCACGAGTGGTGGCGGAACGAGCAGTTCTGGGTGATCGGAGGGACCAGCGCGCACCCGGCCGCCGTGCTGCAGGGCCTCCTCAAGGTGATCGCCGGTGTGGACATCTCCTTCACGCTGACGTCGAAGCCCGGCGgcgccggcgacgacggcgaggaggaCGCGTTCGCGGAGCTGTACGAGGTGCGGTGGAGCTTCCTGATGGTGCCGCCCGTGACGATCATGATGGTGAACGCGGTGGCCGTGGCTGTGGCGTCGGCGCGCACGCTGTACAGCGAGTTCCCGCAGTGGAGCAAGCTGCTGGGCGGCGCCTTCTTCAGCTTCTGGGTGCTGTGCCACCTCTACCCGTTCGCCAAGGGCCTTCTGGGCCGCCGTGGCCGTGTGCCGACCATCGTGTTCGTCTGGTCCGGGCTCATCTCCATGACCATCTCGCTGCTCTGGGTCTACATCAGCCCTCCTGCGGGCGCCAGGGAGCTCATCGGTGGCGGCGGATTCAGCTTCCCGTAG